A genomic region of Prionailurus viverrinus isolate Anna chromosome D4, UM_Priviv_1.0, whole genome shotgun sequence contains the following coding sequences:
- the S1PR3 gene encoding sphingosine 1-phosphate receptor 3 isoform X1, which yields MAASVVAPRPRPSPGNETLHQHYNYVGKLEGRLKEAPEGSTLTTVLFLVICSFIVLENLMVLIAIWRNNKFHNRMYFFIGNLALCDLLAGIAYKVNILMSGKRTLSLSPTVWFLREGSMFVALGASTCSLLAIAIERHLTMIKMRPYDANKKHRVFLLIGMCWLIALSLGALPILGWNCVHDLPDCSTILPLYSKKYIAFCISIFTAILVTIVILYARIYFLVKSSSRRVASPHNSERSMALLRTVVIVVSVFIACWSPLFILFLVDVACRVKECAVLFKAQWFIMLAVLNSAMNPVIYTLASKEMRRAFFRLVCTCLVRGRGARSSPTQPALDPSRSKSSGSNNSSPSPKSKEDPPQRVASPCITDGNKTLQNGILCK from the coding sequence ATGGCGGCCTCTGTCGTCGCGCCGCGCCCCAGGCCCTCCCCCGGGAACGAGACCCTGCACCAGCACTACAACTACGTGGGCAAGCTGGAGGGCAGGCTGAAGGAGGCCCCCGAGGGCAGCACGCTGACCACCGTGCTGTTCCTGGTCATTTGCAGCTTCATCGTGCTGGAGAACCTCATGGTTTTGATCGCCATCTGGAGAAACAATAAGTTCCACAACCGCATGTACTTCTTCATCGGCAACCTGGCCCTCTGTGACCTGCTGGCCGGCATCGCCTACAAGGTCAACATCCTGATGTCGGGCAAGCGGACGCTGAGCCTGTCCCCGACGGTCTGGTTCCTGCGGGAAGGAAGCATGTTTGTGGCCCTCGGGGCGTCCACCTGCAGCTTGCTGGCCATCGCCATCGAGCGGCACCTGACGATGATCAAGATGCGGCCGTACGACGCCAACAAGAAGCACCGCGTGTTTCTTCTGATCGGGATGTGCTGGCTCATCGCGCTCTCGCTGGGCGCCTTGCCCATCCTGGGCTGGAACTGTGTGCACGACCTCCCCGACTGTTCCACCATCCTGCCCCTCTACTCCAAGAAGTACATCGCCTTCTGTATCAGCATCTTCACGGCCATCCTGGTGACCATCGTCATCCTGTACGCCCGCATCTACTTCCTGGTGAAGTCCAGCAGCCGCAGGGTGGCCAGCCCCCACAACTCGGAGCGCTCCATGGCCCTGCTGCGGACCGTGGTCATCGTGGTGAGCGTGTTCATCGCCTGCTGGTCCCCACTCTTCATCCTCTTCCTCGTCGACGTGGCCTGCAGGGTGAAGGAGTGCGCCGTCCTGTTCAAGGCCCAGTGGTTCATCATGCTGGCCGTGCTCAACTCCGCCATGAACCCCGTCATCTACACGCTGGCCAGCAAGGAGATGCGGCGGGCCTTCTTCCGGCTGGTCTGCACCTGCCTGGTCCGGGGCCGTGGCGCCCGCTCCTCGCCCACCCAGCCTGCCCTCGATCCCAGCAGAAGCAAGTCCAGCGGCAGCAACAACAGCAGCCCCTCGCCAAAGAGCAAGGAAGACCCTCCCCAGAGAGTCGCCTCACCCTGCATCACCGACGGAAACAAAACCCTGCAGAACGGGATTCTCTGCAAGTGA
- the S1PR3 gene encoding sphingosine 1-phosphate receptor 3 isoform X3, with product MPWPGSRPGPPPKPEPGLFLWKWTCPGRPLVAPGAEPRFIVLENLMVLIAIWRNNKFHNRMYFFIGNLALCDLLAGIAYKVNILMSGKRTLSLSPTVWFLREGSMFVALGASTCSLLAIAIERHLTMIKMRPYDANKKHRVFLLIGMCWLIALSLGALPILGWNCVHDLPDCSTILPLYSKKYIAFCISIFTAILVTIVILYARIYFLVKSSSRRVASPHNSERSMALLRTVVIVVSVFIACWSPLFILFLVDVACRVKECAVLFKAQWFIMLAVLNSAMNPVIYTLASKEMRRAFFRLVCTCLVRGRGARSSPTQPALDPSRSKSSGSNNSSPSPKSKEDPPQRVASPCITDGNKTLQNGILCK from the exons ATGCCCTGGCCGGGGTCCCGCCCGGGGCCGCCTCCGAAGCCTGAGCCGGGGCTGTTTCTCTGGAAATGGACGTGCCCAGGGCGCCCTCTGGTGGCTCCCGGAGCTGAGCCTCG CTTCATCGTGCTGGAGAACCTCATGGTTTTGATCGCCATCTGGAGAAACAATAAGTTCCACAACCGCATGTACTTCTTCATCGGCAACCTGGCCCTCTGTGACCTGCTGGCCGGCATCGCCTACAAGGTCAACATCCTGATGTCGGGCAAGCGGACGCTGAGCCTGTCCCCGACGGTCTGGTTCCTGCGGGAAGGAAGCATGTTTGTGGCCCTCGGGGCGTCCACCTGCAGCTTGCTGGCCATCGCCATCGAGCGGCACCTGACGATGATCAAGATGCGGCCGTACGACGCCAACAAGAAGCACCGCGTGTTTCTTCTGATCGGGATGTGCTGGCTCATCGCGCTCTCGCTGGGCGCCTTGCCCATCCTGGGCTGGAACTGTGTGCACGACCTCCCCGACTGTTCCACCATCCTGCCCCTCTACTCCAAGAAGTACATCGCCTTCTGTATCAGCATCTTCACGGCCATCCTGGTGACCATCGTCATCCTGTACGCCCGCATCTACTTCCTGGTGAAGTCCAGCAGCCGCAGGGTGGCCAGCCCCCACAACTCGGAGCGCTCCATGGCCCTGCTGCGGACCGTGGTCATCGTGGTGAGCGTGTTCATCGCCTGCTGGTCCCCACTCTTCATCCTCTTCCTCGTCGACGTGGCCTGCAGGGTGAAGGAGTGCGCCGTCCTGTTCAAGGCCCAGTGGTTCATCATGCTGGCCGTGCTCAACTCCGCCATGAACCCCGTCATCTACACGCTGGCCAGCAAGGAGATGCGGCGGGCCTTCTTCCGGCTGGTCTGCACCTGCCTGGTCCGGGGCCGTGGCGCCCGCTCCTCGCCCACCCAGCCTGCCCTCGATCCCAGCAGAAGCAAGTCCAGCGGCAGCAACAACAGCAGCCCCTCGCCAAAGAGCAAGGAAGACCCTCCCCAGAGAGTCGCCTCACCCTGCATCACCGACGGAAACAAAACCCTGCAGAACGGGATTCTCTGCAAGTGA
- the S1PR3 gene encoding sphingosine 1-phosphate receptor 3 isoform X2, whose product MPGKLRLLSMPWPGSRPGPPPKPEPGLFLWKWTCPGRPLVAPGAEPRFIVLENLMVLIAIWRNNKFHNRMYFFIGNLALCDLLAGIAYKVNILMSGKRTLSLSPTVWFLREGSMFVALGASTCSLLAIAIERHLTMIKMRPYDANKKHRVFLLIGMCWLIALSLGALPILGWNCVHDLPDCSTILPLYSKKYIAFCISIFTAILVTIVILYARIYFLVKSSSRRVASPHNSERSMALLRTVVIVVSVFIACWSPLFILFLVDVACRVKECAVLFKAQWFIMLAVLNSAMNPVIYTLASKEMRRAFFRLVCTCLVRGRGARSSPTQPALDPSRSKSSGSNNSSPSPKSKEDPPQRVASPCITDGNKTLQNGILCK is encoded by the exons ATGCCGGGAAAACT GCGCCTGCTCTCCATGCCCTGGCCGGGGTCCCGCCCGGGGCCGCCTCCGAAGCCTGAGCCGGGGCTGTTTCTCTGGAAATGGACGTGCCCAGGGCGCCCTCTGGTGGCTCCCGGAGCTGAGCCTCG CTTCATCGTGCTGGAGAACCTCATGGTTTTGATCGCCATCTGGAGAAACAATAAGTTCCACAACCGCATGTACTTCTTCATCGGCAACCTGGCCCTCTGTGACCTGCTGGCCGGCATCGCCTACAAGGTCAACATCCTGATGTCGGGCAAGCGGACGCTGAGCCTGTCCCCGACGGTCTGGTTCCTGCGGGAAGGAAGCATGTTTGTGGCCCTCGGGGCGTCCACCTGCAGCTTGCTGGCCATCGCCATCGAGCGGCACCTGACGATGATCAAGATGCGGCCGTACGACGCCAACAAGAAGCACCGCGTGTTTCTTCTGATCGGGATGTGCTGGCTCATCGCGCTCTCGCTGGGCGCCTTGCCCATCCTGGGCTGGAACTGTGTGCACGACCTCCCCGACTGTTCCACCATCCTGCCCCTCTACTCCAAGAAGTACATCGCCTTCTGTATCAGCATCTTCACGGCCATCCTGGTGACCATCGTCATCCTGTACGCCCGCATCTACTTCCTGGTGAAGTCCAGCAGCCGCAGGGTGGCCAGCCCCCACAACTCGGAGCGCTCCATGGCCCTGCTGCGGACCGTGGTCATCGTGGTGAGCGTGTTCATCGCCTGCTGGTCCCCACTCTTCATCCTCTTCCTCGTCGACGTGGCCTGCAGGGTGAAGGAGTGCGCCGTCCTGTTCAAGGCCCAGTGGTTCATCATGCTGGCCGTGCTCAACTCCGCCATGAACCCCGTCATCTACACGCTGGCCAGCAAGGAGATGCGGCGGGCCTTCTTCCGGCTGGTCTGCACCTGCCTGGTCCGGGGCCGTGGCGCCCGCTCCTCGCCCACCCAGCCTGCCCTCGATCCCAGCAGAAGCAAGTCCAGCGGCAGCAACAACAGCAGCCCCTCGCCAAAGAGCAAGGAAGACCCTCCCCAGAGAGTCGCCTCACCCTGCATCACCGACGGAAACAAAACCCTGCAGAACGGGATTCTCTGCAAGTGA